From Bacteroidales bacterium, one genomic window encodes:
- a CDS encoding TerB family tellurite resistance protein, protein MGLGKWIAGAIGWAAFGPLGGVLGFLLGSALDGAVNRSARGIGDGDDGTGYGGGNYGGGDGNYRDYNGESYRTIRNSFDPEQQRNSFMVSLLVLSTSVMKADGKVMRSELDYVKDFIRNNFGEAAIPQSLHIIKELLHKEINVPEICGQVKVYMAPAQRLQLFHYLVGIAQADGCVSQPEIALLRNIATFLGILKKDADSILEMYAPAYDPYKVLEIEHTATDEQVKSAFKKMALKFHPDKVENLGEDVKKAAEEKFKMIVGAYDQIKRERGIN, encoded by the coding sequence ATGGGATTAGGAAAATGGATAGCGGGAGCAATAGGCTGGGCGGCGTTTGGACCGCTTGGCGGAGTGCTGGGCTTTTTGCTGGGCAGCGCACTTGACGGCGCTGTAAACCGCAGTGCCAGAGGCATCGGCGACGGTGATGATGGAACAGGTTACGGCGGAGGAAACTATGGCGGCGGAGACGGAAACTATCGGGATTATAATGGGGAGAGCTACAGAACTATTAGGAACTCCTTTGACCCTGAGCAGCAGCGCAATAGCTTTATGGTATCATTGCTGGTGCTTTCTACTTCCGTGATGAAGGCGGACGGAAAGGTGATGAGGTCTGAGCTGGATTATGTGAAGGATTTTATCCGCAATAATTTTGGCGAGGCGGCAATACCTCAGTCTCTGCACATTATCAAGGAGTTGCTGCATAAGGAAATTAACGTACCGGAAATTTGCGGCCAGGTGAAAGTTTACATGGCTCCTGCGCAGCGCCTGCAACTGTTTCATTATTTGGTAGGTATAGCACAGGCGGACGGATGCGTATCTCAGCCGGAGATAGCGCTTCTAAGAAATATCGCGACATTTTTGGGGATACTTAAGAAGGATGCTGATTCTATTTTGGAGATGTATGCGCCGGCTTATGACCCTTATAAAGTGCTTGAAATTGAGCATACTGCAACGGATGAGCAAGTGAAGAGCGCGTTTAAAAAGATGGCTCTTAAGTTTCATCCCGATAAGGTTGAGAATCTTGGTGAGGACGTGAAGAAGGCGGCGGAGGAGAAGTTCAAGATGATTGTGGGGGCGTATGACCAGATTAAGCGTGAGCGGGGAATCAATTAG
- the fbp gene encoding class 1 fructose-bisphosphatase, producing the protein MSNKVTALNQFIIEQQREVAGATGNFSRLLHHVGIAAKKVNREVNKAGLVDILGKAGSENVQGEQQQKLDIYANETFLDELQASGECCGVVTEENQDLITFDKGLSKDGKYVFCMDPLDGSSNIDVNVSVGTIFSIYKRVSKAGTKATPEDFLQPGKNMVAAGYIIYGSSTMMVYTAGRGVNGFTLDPSIGEFCLSNHDIKIPKTGKIYSINEGNYINFPTGVKKYIKYCQEDDKKSNRPYTSRYIGSLVADFHRNMLKGGIFIYPETSAHPTGKLRLLYECNPVSFIAEQCGGMAICGVSETGEPQRVLDIQPESIHQRVALYTGSPLMVKKVIDFLKFFKTV; encoded by the coding sequence ATGAGTAATAAGGTTACTGCACTTAATCAGTTTATTATTGAGCAACAGCGTGAGGTGGCTGGGGCTACGGGCAATTTCTCAAGGTTGCTTCATCACGTTGGTATTGCGGCCAAGAAGGTTAACCGTGAGGTTAACAAGGCGGGCCTGGTAGATATCCTTGGAAAGGCTGGTTCTGAGAATGTTCAGGGCGAGCAGCAGCAGAAGCTGGACATCTACGCTAATGAAACTTTTCTGGATGAATTGCAGGCCAGCGGCGAATGCTGCGGCGTGGTCACGGAGGAGAATCAGGACTTAATCACATTTGACAAGGGCCTCAGCAAGGATGGCAAGTACGTCTTCTGCATGGACCCTCTGGACGGGTCGTCAAACATAGACGTAAACGTATCTGTCGGGACCATATTCTCTATTTACAAGAGAGTCAGCAAGGCCGGCACAAAAGCCACTCCTGAAGATTTTCTGCAGCCGGGCAAAAACATGGTAGCTGCGGGCTATATCATTTACGGCTCCTCAACCATGATGGTCTACACGGCAGGCCGCGGCGTAAACGGCTTCACGCTAGACCCTTCCATCGGCGAATTCTGCCTGTCCAACCACGATATCAAAATTCCAAAGACAGGGAAGATTTACTCAATAAATGAGGGGAATTATATTAATTTCCCGACAGGTGTTAAGAAGTATATTAAGTATTGCCAGGAAGACGACAAGAAGAGCAACAGGCCGTACACATCAAGATACATCGGCTCCCTAGTAGCTGACTTCCACAGAAATATGCTAAAAGGCGGAATCTTCATCTACCCGGAAACCAGCGCCCATCCAACCGGCAAACTGCGCCTGCTGTACGAATGCAACCCGGTATCCTTCATCGCAGAACAATGCGGCGGAATGGCAATCTGCGGAGTCTCAGAAACCGGTGAACCACAGCGCGTACTAGACATCCAGCCAGAATCCATCCACCAGCGCGTCGCCCTATACACCGGCTCCCCGCTGATGGTCAAAAAGGTAATAGACTTCCTCAAGTTTTTCAAAACCGTTTAA
- the fabG gene encoding 3-oxoacyl-[acyl-carrier-protein] reductase, producing MKLLEGKVALITGAARGIGKAVAMRFASEGANIAFTDLVIDQIGEETKKEIEALGVKALAIPSNAADFQQAHAAVDQVVKEFGKIDILVNNAGITKDGLMVRMSEAQWDAVLTVNLKSAYNFIHACTPVMMKQRSGSIINMSSVVGVHGNAGQCNYSASKAGLIGLAKSIAQELGSRGVRANAVAPGFIITDMTAKLPDEVKQEWCKKIPLRRGGTPEDIANVCLFLASDLSSYVSGQVISVCGGMQM from the coding sequence ATGAAATTACTTGAAGGAAAAGTAGCTCTCATTACGGGCGCTGCAAGAGGCATTGGAAAAGCTGTTGCTATGAGATTTGCATCAGAAGGTGCCAATATTGCTTTTACTGATTTAGTTATTGACCAGATAGGTGAGGAGACTAAGAAAGAGATTGAAGCTCTTGGTGTTAAGGCTTTGGCCATTCCATCCAACGCTGCTGATTTCCAGCAGGCTCACGCGGCCGTTGACCAGGTTGTAAAAGAGTTTGGAAAGATTGATATTTTAGTTAACAACGCAGGCATTACTAAGGATGGTCTGATGGTTAGAATGTCTGAGGCTCAGTGGGATGCAGTCCTTACTGTTAACCTTAAATCTGCGTACAATTTTATACACGCGTGCACTCCGGTTATGATGAAACAGCGCAGCGGCTCAATTATTAACATGAGCTCTGTTGTTGGCGTTCACGGAAATGCAGGGCAGTGCAACTACTCAGCTTCAAAGGCGGGCTTGATAGGTCTTGCAAAGTCAATTGCGCAAGAGCTTGGCAGCAGGGGAGTTAGAGCCAATGCAGTAGCGCCCGGATTCATCATCACAGATATGACGGCAAAACTTCCGGACGAGGTAAAGCAAGAGTGGTGCAAGAAAATTCCTTTGCGCCGTGGCGGTACTCCGGAGGATATTGCAAATGTTTGCCTGTTCCTTGCAAGTGACTTATCCTCATATGTTTCCGGACAAGTCATCTCTGTTTGCGGCGGCATGCAGATGTAA
- a CDS encoding dephospho-CoA kinase, which translates to MITLACTGGIGSGKSYICRIFSAMGVPVYDSDSRTKALYDEDTQLRGALVDLLGKEILTGGNEVGVAAGSEAGIAADADTAGTEAGIAADAVAAGTGAVAGIGAGTARINRRAMAAKIFGNPSLMKKLKELVYPAVIKDFTKWKSQFEDATRNSANLATCIQSDSSSHNLATRIQSDNNVASTPPFVIFESAIILENPDVLAVAEKVLTVSSPLEVRVERIRLRDGGTDLEIQARINNQWTDEQREAMADFVIVSDNKAALLPQVENVYNKVVG; encoded by the coding sequence ATGATAACATTAGCATGTACGGGAGGAATTGGCAGCGGAAAATCTTACATCTGCAGGATTTTCTCCGCTATGGGTGTGCCCGTATATGACTCTGACTCAAGAACAAAAGCGCTGTATGATGAAGATACGCAGCTCCGCGGAGCGCTTGTGGATTTGCTGGGGAAAGAGATACTTACGGGCGGAAATGAGGTTGGTGTTGCTGCTGGCAGTGAGGCTGGCATTGCTGCTGATGCTGATACTGCTGGCACTGAGGCTGGCATTGCTGCTGATGCTGTTGCTGCTGGCACTGGGGCTGTTGCCGGCATTGGCGCAGGTACTGCCCGCATCAATAGACGTGCAATGGCGGCAAAAATATTTGGAAATCCGTCGCTGATGAAAAAATTGAAGGAGCTTGTATATCCTGCTGTGATTAAGGATTTTACCAAATGGAAATCTCAATTTGAAGATGCAACGCGCAACTCTGCAAACCTTGCAACTTGCATACAGTCAGATAGTAGCTCTCACAACCTTGCAACTCGTATACAGTCAGATAATAATGTTGCAAGCACTCCGCCTTTTGTGATTTTTGAATCTGCAATCATCTTGGAAAATCCTGATGTGCTGGCAGTTGCAGAGAAGGTGCTGACGGTCTCTTCTCCGCTGGAAGTGAGAGTTGAGAGAATAAGGCTGCGCGATGGTGGCACAGATTTGGAGATACAAGCGCGCATAAATAATCAGTGGACAGATGAGCAAAGGGAGGCCATGGCGGACTTTGTGATTGTGTCAGATAATAAGGCGGCGCTTTTGCCGCAGGTAGAAAACGTGTACAATAAAGTGGTAGGATAA
- a CDS encoding MIP family channel protein, with protein MKKYLSEAIGTMVLVLMGCGCAVFNGGCGTTAQVLTVAFAFGLSVVAMVYAIGPVSGCHINPAITLGVMLSGRMKAGEGLLYMLSQVIGAIVGSAILYAMVQGFSAEPETMATTTGANAYKCMTSTAFIAETVATFIFVLVVLAVTDSKKGNPSLAGLAIGLTLVLCHVVLIPITGTSVNPARSIGPAIFQGGQALQQLWLFIVAPFAGACLSAAVWAIIGKEDTK; from the coding sequence ATGAAAAAGTATTTATCAGAAGCTATCGGTACAATGGTACTTGTATTGATGGGTTGCGGCTGTGCCGTGTTTAACGGCGGTTGCGGAACTACTGCACAGGTTTTGACAGTTGCGTTTGCATTTGGACTTTCTGTTGTCGCAATGGTTTATGCCATTGGACCGGTTTCCGGATGTCATATCAATCCTGCTATTACTCTGGGAGTTATGTTGAGCGGCAGAATGAAAGCGGGCGAGGGTTTGCTTTACATGTTGTCTCAGGTTATAGGTGCGATAGTTGGTTCTGCTATCTTATATGCTATGGTTCAGGGCTTTAGCGCGGAGCCTGAAACAATGGCCACCACAACTGGCGCAAATGCATACAAATGTATGACGTCAACTGCGTTCATTGCAGAGACTGTCGCGACATTTATTTTTGTTCTTGTTGTGCTTGCTGTCACCGACAGCAAAAAGGGTAATCCTTCTCTTGCTGGACTTGCAATTGGCTTAACACTAGTGCTTTGCCACGTTGTCCTAATTCCAATCACCGGCACATCAGTCAACCCTGCAAGAAGTATCGGACCCGCAATTTTCCAAGGCGGCCAGGCCCTTCAGCAACTTTGGTTGTTCATCGTAGCTCCTTTTGCCGGCGCATGTTTATCCGCTGCCGTTTGGGCAATAATCGGAAAAGAAGACACCAAGTAA
- a CDS encoding nucleotidyl transferase AbiEii/AbiGii toxin family protein: MNSIFKDRLELLLRILPVIDKEHCFAVHGGTAINLFVNDMPRYSVDIDLTYIPLEGRNESLENIKESLKKISEGIKRSIPNVNIVVHLDVCKIICFYHDRYVKIEVNKTKRGIVGGDVKRIPLCPKAQKIFGLYMETNIVPITQLYGGKIAAALSRQHPRDLFDISRMSISLQEAKLGFMFCLLGSDRPLYETFAPKLIDQKQAMINQFAGMTDEPFKYSDYELARKDLIKGINNLMNDEDKKFLIKFENATPEWDKSPYKDLIPYPSVQWKLQNLRILQKNNPEKLDENVEKLIRIFFPAIYSNTP, translated from the coding sequence ATGAATAGTATATTCAAAGATAGACTAGAGTTGTTGTTGCGCATTTTACCTGTAATAGATAAAGAGCATTGTTTTGCCGTTCATGGAGGTACAGCGATTAATCTATTTGTGAATGACATGCCGCGCTATTCCGTAGATATTGATTTGACTTATATACCATTGGAAGGCAGAAATGAAAGTTTGGAAAATATTAAAGAAAGCCTCAAAAAAATATCTGAAGGAATAAAACGTTCTATCCCAAACGTTAATATTGTCGTGCATCTTGATGTTTGTAAGATTATTTGTTTTTATCACGATAGGTATGTTAAGATAGAAGTCAACAAAACAAAAAGAGGTATTGTAGGGGGAGATGTGAAGAGAATCCCGCTATGTCCTAAAGCTCAGAAAATCTTCGGCTTATATATGGAAACTAACATCGTTCCAATTACACAACTATATGGCGGAAAAATTGCTGCCGCTCTTTCCAGACAGCATCCTAGGGACTTGTTTGATATAAGTCGTATGTCCATCAGTTTGCAAGAGGCTAAATTAGGATTTATGTTTTGTCTTCTAGGAAGTGACAGACCTTTATATGAAACTTTTGCTCCAAAATTAATTGATCAGAAACAAGCAATGATTAATCAATTTGCCGGTATGACCGATGAACCATTCAAATACTCAGATTATGAACTGGCTAGAAAAGACTTAATAAAAGGGATTAATAATCTTATGAATGATGAAGACAAAAAATTCCTTATAAAATTTGAAAATGCCACTCCAGAATGGGACAAATCTCCATATAAAGACTTAATTCCTTACCCTTCCGTTCAGTGGAAATTACAAAATCTCAGGATATTGCAAAAAAACAATCCTGAGAAACTAGATGAAAATGTTGAAAAATTAATTAGAATTTTTTTCCCTGCTATTTATTCAAATACCCCTTAA
- a CDS encoding type IV toxin-antitoxin system AbiEi family antitoxin, with translation MFMTTKINLIRQVSPKGSIFLSAWLVRKGISTKEQTDYVRSGWIERLSHGIYKFVGDTPTLYSSLASYCNQSNIKYHVGASSALDIMGFSHYVAMGKPQCYIFSSHNHKLPKWFFNNEWDMTMHHFTSDIFGDIGIVKRNIGDFSLPISSPERAFMECLHLAPEYFSLMDIYYVMEMLNTLRPHLVDKLLHNCTSVKVKRLFLYMAEKANHQWYSDLHLNGVDFGSGPRSFANGGVMNAKYKIVIPKELATYE, from the coding sequence ATGTTTATGACAACAAAAATAAACTTAATAAGACAAGTATCTCCTAAAGGATCGATATTCCTATCAGCTTGGTTAGTTAGAAAAGGGATATCTACAAAGGAACAAACAGATTATGTTCGTTCTGGCTGGATAGAACGATTATCACATGGCATATATAAATTTGTTGGTGATACTCCTACCCTTTATTCCTCCCTTGCATCCTATTGTAATCAGTCAAATATTAAGTATCATGTTGGAGCATCGTCCGCCCTTGATATCATGGGATTTTCACATTATGTAGCTATGGGGAAACCGCAATGTTATATTTTTTCATCTCACAATCATAAATTGCCCAAATGGTTTTTTAACAATGAGTGGGATATGACAATGCACCATTTTACATCGGATATTTTTGGGGACATAGGTATTGTAAAAAGAAATATTGGAGATTTTTCCTTGCCAATTTCTTCTCCTGAAAGAGCTTTTATGGAATGTTTGCATTTAGCTCCGGAATATTTCTCACTAATGGATATCTATTACGTAATGGAAATGTTAAACACTTTGAGGCCTCACCTCGTTGATAAATTGTTGCACAATTGTACGTCTGTAAAAGTTAAACGTCTTTTTTTATATATGGCTGAAAAGGCTAATCATCAATGGTATAGTGATTTGCATTTAAACGGAGTAGACTTTGGAAGTGGTCCAAGGAGCTTTGCAAACGGAGGAGTCATGAATGCAAAATATAAGATTGTTATTCCAAAGGAGTTAGCGACGTATGAATAG
- a CDS encoding MiaB/RimO family radical SAM methylthiotransferase, producing MVRRIQLISLGCSKNRVYSEKLLYNLSNGGVEIVPEETEYAVSKPDAIIINTCGFIESAKQESINEILKAVEAKKRGHAKKVIVCGCLSERYRKELTDSIPEADAFFGTNEWEAILKYLNVLPTDTGRFLTTPQHYAYLQISEGCNRHCSYCAIPLIKGKHKSVAMPKLVEEAKRLAAQGVKELILIAQDTTYYGMDLYKKRKLGELIERLSKIKGIEWIRIHYSYPSGFPEDVLRIMNSNPKVCKYLDIPLQHSSTKVLKMMRRGIDAARDSENH from the coding sequence GTGGTGCGCAGGATTCAGCTGATTAGTTTGGGCTGTTCAAAGAACCGCGTGTATTCTGAGAAGCTGCTGTACAATTTGAGCAACGGCGGGGTGGAGATTGTGCCGGAGGAGACGGAATATGCTGTGTCTAAGCCAGATGCGATTATTATTAATACCTGCGGTTTTATTGAGAGTGCAAAGCAAGAGTCTATTAATGAGATTCTTAAGGCCGTTGAGGCTAAGAAGCGCGGTCACGCAAAGAAGGTGATTGTCTGCGGCTGTCTCTCTGAGCGTTATCGTAAAGAGCTGACGGACAGCATTCCTGAGGCTGATGCATTTTTCGGCACCAATGAGTGGGAGGCAATTTTGAAGTATCTTAATGTACTCCCGACAGATACCGGCCGATTCCTTACAACCCCGCAACACTACGCATATCTCCAGATATCAGAGGGTTGCAACAGGCATTGCTCTTATTGCGCAATACCGCTAATCAAAGGGAAGCACAAATCTGTCGCGATGCCAAAACTGGTTGAGGAGGCTAAAAGGCTTGCTGCACAGGGAGTTAAGGAGCTGATTCTGATTGCGCAGGACACTACCTATTATGGAATGGACCTGTACAAAAAGCGCAAGCTTGGGGAGCTGATTGAAAGGCTGAGCAAGATTAAGGGGATTGAGTGGATAAGGATTCACTACTCATACCCGTCGGGATTTCCGGAGGATGTGCTGCGTATAATGAACAGCAATCCAAAGGTTTGCAAATATCTGGATATTCCGCTGCAGCACAGTTCTACCAAAGTTTTGAAGATGATGCGCAGGGGAATTGACGCCGCGAGGGACTCAGAAAATCATTGA
- a CDS encoding DUF5606 domain-containing protein: MKTDLSKVFSISGEQGLFTYVAKATRGVILESMITKKRMCAGPDAKMSALSDISIFTKDDEVKLQAVFEKMKKELADKEAPAGKSDPKVLKAFFDKAFPEYDADRFYVSHMKKVVEWYNALKKFASLDFEAAEKEEAESKAAKAGAGESKKSSAKSAEAKQGKGAKGASKAAAPAKSNVPRKVIA; encoded by the coding sequence ATGAAAACAGATTTAAGTAAAGTTTTCTCTATCAGCGGAGAGCAGGGACTGTTCACCTACGTTGCAAAAGCAACTCGCGGTGTTATCCTGGAGTCTATGATTACAAAGAAACGTATGTGCGCCGGCCCGGATGCCAAAATGAGCGCATTATCAGATATTTCCATCTTTACAAAGGATGATGAAGTTAAGCTTCAGGCAGTTTTTGAGAAGATGAAGAAGGAGCTTGCGGATAAAGAGGCTCCTGCAGGAAAGTCTGATCCTAAGGTGCTTAAGGCATTTTTTGACAAAGCGTTTCCTGAGTATGATGCAGACCGCTTCTATGTTTCTCACATGAAGAAGGTTGTTGAGTGGTACAATGCGCTAAAGAAATTTGCTTCATTGGATTTTGAGGCTGCGGAGAAGGAAGAGGCTGAGAGCAAGGCTGCTAAGGCTGGTGCCGGCGAGTCCAAGAAGTCTTCTGCAAAGAGCGCTGAGGCAAAGCAGGGCAAGGGCGCCAAGGGTGCTTCCAAGGCTGCTGCTCCTGCAAAGAGCAATGTTCCTCGAAAGGTTATTGCCTAG
- a CDS encoding MgtC/SapB family protein: protein MIDSVMYEYLLRLLVAGLLGAAVGLEREYRAKEAGYRTHFLVCLGSALMMIVSKYGFDDHLVEGTIRLDPSRIAAQVVTGIGFIGAGTIIFQKQIVRGLTTAAGIWATAGIGLAVGAGMYFMSITCTILVLIGLEVFRRVFKGIGVRSVLIEFTVGDKATLDKLADYFSTDNYRVTSYEMSETSKGYTVTEVIKLKKDIDEGELFKQLQDFKDVTVHRLE, encoded by the coding sequence ATGATAGACAGTGTAATGTATGAATACCTGCTGCGACTTTTGGTAGCGGGTTTGCTTGGCGCGGCGGTTGGTCTTGAGAGAGAATACCGCGCAAAAGAGGCGGGTTACCGCACGCACTTCCTTGTATGCCTTGGCAGTGCATTAATGATGATTGTTTCCAAATACGGCTTTGATGACCATCTGGTAGAAGGCACCATCAGACTGGACCCCAGCCGAATTGCCGCCCAAGTAGTCACCGGCATCGGTTTCATTGGTGCAGGTACAATTATCTTCCAAAAACAAATAGTCCGCGGACTCACAACAGCAGCCGGAATCTGGGCAACCGCCGGCATAGGCCTTGCCGTAGGAGCCGGAATGTACTTCATGAGCATCACCTGCACAATCTTAGTACTCATTGGACTAGAAGTATTTAGAAGAGTCTTCAAAGGCATCGGCGTCCGCAGCGTCCTAATAGAATTCACCGTAGGCGACAAGGCCACCCTGGACAAACTAGCAGACTACTTCTCCACAGACAACTACCGCGTAACCTCCTACGAAATGTCAGAAACATCCAAAGGCTACACCGTCACAGAAGTCATCAAACTAAAAAAAGACATCGATGAAGGCGAACTCTTCAAACAGCTACAGGACTTCAAAGACGTCACCGTCCACAGACTTGAATAA
- a CDS encoding DUF6340 family protein, whose translation MRRLCILVSAVMAAGLTVVGCAPQAMFFNVDVKDASSYNLDPQDRKVSVVALVDVQSNDKSAGNMDAVAGSKMVNKLDSTGIANVAVGVAAQYETGQGLDSASVMVYTVPKNEFRGFPSYFNKGVKGPDKDYIGQLMVKSSSPILIFVDNLKFFNYTERPTALGDGSPLGLTVELPYYVELNAYDAMADSLLFRKAVKDTVAIYMVNGAEEGRSISETLADKLPDIAEKIGERLGTELSTKWTTEEWMLINYSDNSTWNSAYLLARSFKWSEAIAKWMPLTEETNPQKASFAAFNIAVACEMMEERSLAREWIDFALGKYKFQEAVDFKGYLNK comes from the coding sequence ATGAGAAGGTTATGCATTTTGGTTTCTGCTGTGATGGCTGCAGGACTGACGGTGGTTGGGTGTGCGCCGCAAGCGATGTTTTTTAATGTGGATGTTAAGGATGCTAGTTCTTATAACCTTGATCCTCAGGACCGTAAGGTATCAGTGGTGGCGTTGGTGGATGTGCAGTCCAATGACAAGAGTGCCGGGAATATGGATGCTGTTGCAGGGAGCAAAATGGTTAACAAGCTGGACAGCACAGGGATAGCAAATGTTGCCGTGGGTGTGGCGGCTCAGTATGAGACCGGACAGGGACTGGATAGTGCGAGCGTTATGGTGTACACGGTGCCAAAGAACGAGTTCCGCGGTTTTCCAAGTTATTTTAACAAAGGAGTGAAAGGACCTGATAAAGACTATATTGGACAACTAATGGTTAAGAGCTCCAGCCCAATTCTAATTTTTGTAGACAATCTTAAATTTTTCAACTATACAGAGAGACCTACCGCACTGGGCGACGGATCTCCTTTAGGCCTGACAGTGGAATTGCCTTATTATGTAGAGCTTAACGCATACGATGCAATGGCCGATTCATTACTGTTCCGCAAAGCGGTAAAAGACACCGTTGCCATATACATGGTGAACGGCGCAGAGGAGGGCAGGAGCATTTCCGAGACGCTGGCGGACAAGCTGCCGGATATTGCGGAGAAGATTGGGGAACGGCTTGGTACTGAGCTTTCTACAAAGTGGACTACGGAGGAGTGGATGCTGATTAATTACTCAGATAATTCTACATGGAACTCCGCGTACTTATTGGCACGCTCATTTAAGTGGAGCGAGGCTATTGCCAAATGGATGCCGCTTACGGAGGAAACAAATCCGCAAAAGGCTTCATTTGCAGCGTTTAACATAGCGGTTGCGTGTGAGATGATGGAGGAGCGTTCTCTGGCGCGCGAGTGGATTGATTTTGCGCTGGGGAAGTATAAGTTCCAGGAGGCGGTAGATTTTAAGGGGTATTTGAATAAATAG